Proteins from a single region of Aureibacter tunicatorum:
- a CDS encoding AraC family transcriptional regulator, with translation MQEQVKNDYYERIEKAVNFMEDNLMKKLTIEMISEKASFSKFHFIRVFTAMTGETAGSYLRRRRISRSSKQLINTNHSILNIAFDYQFESQEAYTRSFKKVYNTSPGKYRKLNNNQRAFGRARLTVERLSHLKSNVTMKPKIIEIEKRNFIGMNVLTSLANNKIPQLWRDFMPRKKEIENNINTGCYEIHPFDTGFKMENFTEDMKFEKWAAVEVNEIKNIPKELNSLTIEGGKYAVFEHKGTMSNIQMSFDYAYGTWLSNSEYEIDRRASFERYGEQYFGPEHPESITELWIPIK, from the coding sequence ATGCAAGAACAAGTTAAAAATGATTACTATGAACGAATTGAAAAAGCAGTGAACTTCATGGAGGACAACTTGATGAAAAAGCTTACAATTGAGATGATTTCAGAAAAAGCATCTTTTTCAAAATTTCATTTCATAAGAGTTTTTACAGCAATGACAGGAGAAACAGCTGGAAGTTATCTTAGAAGAAGACGAATCTCAAGGTCTTCAAAGCAATTGATAAATACCAACCACTCCATATTAAACATTGCTTTTGATTATCAATTTGAGTCTCAGGAAGCTTACACTCGTTCATTCAAGAAAGTTTACAATACTAGTCCCGGAAAGTATCGTAAACTAAATAATAATCAGAGAGCTTTTGGTCGTGCAAGATTAACAGTTGAAAGATTAAGTCATTTAAAAAGCAATGTAACGATGAAGCCCAAAATTATAGAAATTGAAAAGAGAAATTTCATTGGAATGAATGTGTTAACCTCGCTTGCTAATAATAAAATTCCGCAGTTGTGGAGGGATTTTATGCCAAGAAAAAAAGAAATAGAGAATAATATAAATACAGGTTGCTATGAAATACACCCATTTGATACAGGTTTCAAAATGGAAAATTTCACAGAAGACATGAAGTTTGAAAAATGGGCTGCAGTAGAAGTTAATGAGATTAAGAATATACCCAAAGAACTCAATAGCTTAACGATTGAAGGTGGAAAGTATGCCGTTTTCGAGCATAAAGGAACAATGAGCAATATTCAAATGTCATTTGATTATGCTTATGGCACTTGGCTGTCAAACTCAGAGTATGAAATAGACAGGCGAGCTAGTTTTGAAAGATATGGAGAACAATATTTTGGACCAGAGCACCCTGAGTCGATTACTGAGTTATGGATTCCAATAAAGTAG
- a CDS encoding glycoside hydrolase family 53 protein encodes MNNRSIHILLFLSILFSCSKEDIDEPSINNENSDFISGVDISGYPEVSSYDHKFYDLNGDQNDFLTILKNNGVNTIRLRLWVNPSNEHSGFNEVQRFSQVLKSKGFKIWITPHYSDSWAHPGQQETPSQWQGLSFSELKDSVYEYTERIINEIQPEYIQIGNEVNTGMLFPHGEIINGNFEKFIELSNTVSSAVKTNSESAKVILHFAGIEGSDWFFNNINNTIDYDIIGLSYYPIHHGKSINNLKARLKSLSETHNKKIVIAETAYPFTLEWRDLTNNIVGSKEQLILPEYPATQEGQRKFIKQIKNSIKDTENGIGFCYWGAELIAWKGSQSTDASPWENQALFNFDNKALPVLKEFKKE; translated from the coding sequence ATGAATAATAGGTCAATACATATATTATTATTTCTGTCAATTCTTTTCTCTTGCAGTAAAGAAGATATAGACGAGCCTAGCATAAATAATGAGAATTCGGATTTTATTTCTGGAGTTGACATCTCAGGATACCCTGAAGTCTCAAGTTATGATCATAAATTTTATGACTTGAATGGGGATCAGAATGACTTTTTAACTATACTTAAAAATAACGGAGTTAATACAATTAGGCTGAGACTTTGGGTAAACCCAAGCAATGAGCATTCTGGATTTAATGAAGTACAACGGTTTTCCCAAGTTCTAAAATCCAAAGGCTTTAAAATATGGATTACGCCCCATTACTCTGACTCATGGGCGCATCCTGGTCAACAAGAAACTCCGTCTCAATGGCAAGGCTTAAGTTTTTCAGAGCTAAAAGACAGTGTTTATGAATACACGGAAAGAATAATAAACGAAATACAACCTGAATATATTCAAATTGGCAATGAAGTAAACACAGGGATGCTTTTTCCGCATGGAGAGATAATAAACGGCAATTTTGAAAAGTTTATAGAACTTTCGAATACCGTTTCATCCGCAGTAAAAACAAATTCTGAAAGCGCTAAAGTAATTTTACACTTTGCCGGCATTGAAGGCTCTGATTGGTTTTTCAATAACATAAATAACACAATAGATTATGATATCATTGGTTTATCCTATTATCCAATTCATCATGGCAAATCCATAAACAACCTAAAAGCCCGTCTGAAAAGCTTAAGTGAAACCCATAATAAAAAAATAGTAATAGCAGAAACAGCCTACCCTTTTACGCTTGAATGGCGTGATTTGACTAATAACATAGTGGGATCGAAAGAACAACTAATTTTGCCTGAATACCCCGCGACTCAGGAAGGCCAGAGAAAATTTATCAAGCAGATAAAAAACTCAATTAAAGACACCGAAAATGGCATTGGCTTTTGCTATTGGGGCGCTGAGTTAATTGCTTGGAAAGGAAGTCAGTCTACAGACGCATCCCCTTGGGAAAATCAAGCATTATTCAACTTTGACAACAAAGCCTTGCCAGTATTGAAAGAATTCAAAAAAGAATGA
- a CDS encoding immunity 53 family protein, which yields MQVLERLQNWYKNQCDGDWEHYHGVKIETIDNPGWAITIDLNETPLEGVQFVISNDISEFDWFHIKIIDNKYIACGDPSKLNFLLEYFLDDLFLKASKNELDYNLLIPLYGA from the coding sequence ATGCAAGTACTAGAAAGGCTTCAAAATTGGTATAAGAATCAATGCGATGGAGACTGGGAGCATTATCATGGTGTAAAAATTGAAACAATAGACAATCCTGGTTGGGCTATAACTATTGATTTAAATGAGACTCCACTTGAAGGAGTTCAATTTGTAATATCTAATGATATATCGGAATTTGATTGGTTTCATATTAAAATTATTGACAACAAATATATTGCATGTGGAGATCCAAGCAAACTCAATTTTTTACTTGAATATTTTCTAGATGATCTTTTTTTAAAAGCCAGTAAAAATGAATTAGACTATAATCTATTAATTCCTCTATACGGCGCATAA
- a CDS encoding GNAT family N-acetyltransferase — MIIRKATSNDIDDISSLIIEVTDKNPNHYSPEQITAWKKYNTPSEIKKQMNDRLMFCAIKNNKIIGTIALKDDFILGFYVCYSVRKMGIGTKLLDYLEKYASEKNITKLKLTSTPSAFKFYKNRGYAIKANVTLSIYGIDYPETEMEKKIPDKIYS, encoded by the coding sequence ATGATTATAAGAAAAGCAACAAGTAATGATATCGATGATATAAGTAGCTTAATTATTGAAGTGACTGATAAAAATCCAAACCATTATTCTCCCGAACAAATAACTGCTTGGAAAAAATATAACACGCCTTCAGAAATAAAAAAACAGATGAATGATAGGCTAATGTTTTGCGCAATAAAAAACAATAAAATAATCGGAACCATTGCGTTAAAAGATGACTTTATTCTTGGATTCTATGTATGTTATTCTGTTCGAAAAATGGGAATTGGGACAAAGCTACTAGATTATTTAGAGAAATATGCTTCCGAAAAAAACATAACAAAATTAAAACTGACTTCTACTCCATCCGCTTTTAAATTTTACAAAAATCGAGGGTATGCAATCAAAGCAAATGTGACTTTATCAATATATGGAATTGACTACCCTGAAACAGAAATGGAAAAAAAGATACCTGATAAAATCTATTCCTAA
- a CDS encoding acyl-CoA desaturase, which translates to MMKIKFKPSSTDFFNELNDKVQKSLSSEVIYKNKRLMKVKFFLYFTLYLMLYGLLFIDAVSNNFLLLNISYSIFGFSGILLAFNSSHDAVHNTLFKSERLNSIAHYLIFNLQGVNATLWKKRHISSHHIFPNVDGCDADIDNNPFIRLSKTHERKWNHKYQHLYAPFLYCAYTLHWILIKDFIYLSKKDVANMKNLSYSWLFKFEVVLLKAIYFSFILFIPCYFSNLPFYNWLIAFIIMHSIISIFFVLTLIISHLTTETCFPTPDSKGMLPTCYHEHQLSVSLDYHPTNKLANWIFGGFNSHAAHHLFPKLPHTLYTYITPIIKETAIKHSMPYNELSIIKAVKSHFKYLKELGNN; encoded by the coding sequence ATGATGAAGATTAAATTCAAACCTTCAAGCACTGACTTTTTTAATGAATTAAATGACAAAGTTCAAAAATCATTATCTTCAGAAGTTATCTACAAGAATAAAAGATTAATGAAAGTGAAATTCTTTTTGTATTTCACACTATACCTCATGCTTTATGGACTTTTATTCATTGATGCAGTATCAAACAATTTCCTGTTGTTGAATATTTCTTATTCAATATTTGGATTTTCAGGAATTTTACTGGCATTCAACTCTTCACATGACGCAGTCCATAATACATTATTTAAAAGTGAAAGATTAAACAGCATAGCACATTATTTAATATTCAATCTTCAAGGTGTAAATGCAACACTTTGGAAAAAAAGGCATATTTCTTCACACCATATCTTTCCAAATGTGGACGGATGCGATGCAGACATCGACAATAATCCTTTTATCAGACTTTCCAAAACTCATGAACGCAAATGGAACCATAAGTATCAACACCTTTATGCTCCATTTCTTTACTGCGCTTACACATTGCATTGGATCTTGATAAAAGATTTTATTTACCTTTCTAAAAAAGACGTTGCAAATATGAAAAACCTATCGTACTCTTGGCTTTTTAAATTTGAAGTGGTCTTATTGAAAGCTATATATTTCTCATTTATACTGTTCATTCCTTGCTATTTTTCCAATTTACCCTTTTACAATTGGCTCATAGCTTTTATCATAATGCATTCAATCATTTCAATTTTTTTCGTATTAACATTAATTATCTCTCACCTCACAACTGAAACCTGCTTTCCCACACCTGATAGTAAAGGCATGTTGCCAACTTGCTATCACGAACATCAGTTGTCTGTTTCTTTAGACTATCACCCTACAAACAAATTGGCCAACTGGATATTTGGCGGCTTTAATTCCCACGCTGCGCATCACCTATTCCCTAAGCTTCCCCATACTTTATACACCTATATAACACCAATAATAAAAGAAACAGCTATAAAACATTCAATGCCTTACAATGAATTATCTATTATAAAAGCTGTGAAATCACACTTTAAATACTTGAAAGAATTAGGAAATAATTAA
- a CDS encoding pyridoxal phosphate-dependent decarboxylase family protein yields MQFDFDLKQRKRILETVFEKIENYYSSTKDFKTNPDLNIKEIRESILTKELAIGINPVKAIQHVIKGLENFSVHTPHPKYFGLFNPRSNYAGIIADLITATYNPQLAAWSHAPFAVEVEELLIKEFANKFGYNRNADGVFTTGGAEANLTAILCALNHKYSKFARDGAFGLDKKPVIFCSAEAHHSIQKAAKVVGLGYNLVKSIPTTNDLKLDTEVLLQEIKNLDTSVYSPLMIIGTAGTTGTGTIDQLNQLNYICKKYNIWFHVDAAYGGGAILSQDLKHNLSGIEKSDSITFDAHKWMSVPMGTSIFLTSKDDILGKTFRITTEYMPKEADKLTVTEPFTHSIQWSRRFIGLKVYLSLLFYGWQGYEQTINHQAKIGRYLKSQLLKNGWVIKNNTNLPVVCFTKNEFETDSNFTKKILNNILANGKSWLSIYPIKGISTFRACITNYNTTEKEIDELIDELNKEATLYAKQ; encoded by the coding sequence ATGCAATTTGATTTTGACCTTAAACAAAGAAAAAGAATACTCGAAACAGTATTTGAAAAGATAGAAAACTATTATAGTTCAACAAAAGATTTTAAAACCAATCCTGATTTGAATATAAAAGAAATCAGAGAATCTATCCTTACCAAAGAATTGGCTATCGGCATTAACCCTGTTAAAGCTATCCAACATGTAATAAAAGGTCTTGAGAACTTTTCGGTGCACACACCACACCCTAAATATTTTGGACTTTTCAACCCACGTTCTAATTATGCTGGAATTATCGCTGACCTAATTACAGCTACTTATAACCCTCAATTAGCCGCATGGAGCCATGCTCCATTTGCCGTTGAAGTAGAAGAGTTATTAATTAAAGAATTTGCAAATAAATTTGGATATAATAGAAATGCAGATGGTGTTTTTACAACAGGAGGAGCTGAAGCTAATCTAACAGCTATTCTTTGTGCTTTAAACCATAAATATTCAAAATTTGCTAGAGATGGGGCATTTGGATTAGACAAAAAACCTGTTATCTTTTGTTCCGCAGAAGCTCATCACTCCATTCAAAAAGCTGCAAAAGTTGTAGGATTAGGATATAATCTAGTAAAATCAATTCCAACTACAAATGATTTAAAACTGGACACGGAAGTTTTACTGCAAGAAATAAAAAACCTAGACACATCAGTATATTCTCCTTTGATGATCATCGGGACAGCGGGTACTACCGGAACTGGCACAATTGACCAACTGAATCAACTAAATTACATTTGTAAAAAGTATAACATTTGGTTTCACGTTGATGCTGCGTATGGTGGTGGAGCAATTTTAAGTCAGGATTTAAAGCACAATTTATCTGGTATTGAAAAATCCGATTCCATTACTTTTGATGCTCATAAATGGATGTCTGTTCCAATGGGCACAAGTATCTTTTTAACTTCAAAAGATGACATTCTTGGAAAAACATTCAGGATTACAACTGAATATATGCCCAAAGAAGCGGATAAACTAACAGTAACCGAACCATTTACTCATTCAATACAATGGTCGAGAAGATTCATTGGTTTAAAAGTATACCTTTCACTTCTTTTTTACGGTTGGCAAGGCTATGAACAAACCATCAATCATCAGGCAAAAATAGGTAGATATCTAAAAAGCCAATTATTAAAGAATGGTTGGGTTATTAAAAACAATACTAACTTGCCTGTTGTCTGTTTTACAAAAAATGAATTTGAAACTGACTCAAATTTCACAAAAAAAATATTAAATAATATATTGGCTAATGGAAAATCATGGCTATCTATTTACCCAATAAAAGGAATTTCTACATTTAGGGCCTGTATTACAAATTACAACACTACCGAAAAAGAAATAGACGAATTGATTGATGAACTAAACAAGGAAGCTACTCTTTATGCAAAACAGTAA
- a CDS encoding DUF7003 family protein, translating into MKKNSIIIIILQLVFFSCSGNIKDNSNNNIGMPFNEIEILKQLDLAFNQTPSEFYPQGQPEDIKYNFFLDLEHGYFETAGSRIHLFADSTRWAIVFEKSGYKNRGTSAEIELNYVGNCIEYPIDKYPERNYITNSGCVILIDPTEFERIENKEGADMEIFELIGQDIKEIKIRDKFVPFDNNYANYEKVGIEIRDYDNPKKLIGFGDLIRYLHETNPSLISATEDEIRKHIPKDIPKLMTIDKFHFVSAYETTNPPSQQETFKLIAKVLTTKDSINWKPTQKINNSWKNWESGNL; encoded by the coding sequence ATGAAAAAAAACTCAATAATAATAATAATATTACAACTTGTTTTTTTCTCATGTTCTGGAAACATAAAAGACAACTCAAATAACAATATAGGAATGCCTTTTAACGAAATAGAAATACTTAAGCAATTAGACTTAGCTTTTAATCAAACACCGAGTGAATTCTATCCTCAAGGACAACCTGAAGATATCAAATACAACTTTTTCCTTGACTTGGAACATGGTTATTTTGAAACAGCAGGCAGCAGAATTCACTTATTTGCTGACTCAACAAGATGGGCTATTGTATTTGAGAAAAGTGGGTACAAAAATCGCGGAACATCTGCCGAAATAGAATTGAACTATGTAGGAAATTGTATTGAATATCCGATTGACAAATATCCTGAAAGAAACTACATCACTAACTCAGGTTGTGTAATCCTAATCGATCCGACTGAATTTGAAAGGATTGAAAATAAGGAAGGTGCTGATATGGAAATATTTGAGCTAATCGGACAAGATATTAAAGAAATTAAAATCCGTGACAAATTTGTTCCTTTTGATAACAACTACGCAAACTATGAAAAAGTAGGGATTGAAATACGAGATTATGACAACCCTAAAAAACTGATTGGATTTGGAGACTTGATAAGATATTTACACGAAACAAATCCTTCGCTAATAAGTGCGACAGAAGATGAAATACGTAAACATATTCCAAAAGACATTCCTAAACTTATGACAATTGACAAGTTTCATTTTGTTAGTGCGTACGAGACAACAAATCCACCAAGTCAACAAGAGACATTCAAGCTAATTGCAAAAGTACTGACCACTAAAGATTCAATAAATTGGAAACCAACACAAAAAATTAACAATAGCTGGAAAAATTGGGAGTCAGGAAATTTATAA
- a CDS encoding methylated-DNA--[protein]-cysteine S-methyltransferase, translating to MQNSKAYQYDLIAKAIAYIEDNFKEQPSLDAIAKHVNLSSFHFQRLFKDWVGISPKQYLKYISSKYAKSILKKKEVSLFDTAFNMGLSGTSRLHDMFITIEGMTPGEYKNGGSTLKINYSFAECPFGKIIVAATNKGICHMAFCDDESLAFEELQSVFPKATFTQKSDKIQQEALLIFRNDWTNLKKIKLHLKGTKFQLKVWETLLSIPYGSLSTYGEIAQAIEHPKASRAVGTAIGNNPIAYLIPCHRVIQKSGNIGGYHWNPIRKKAIIGWEASNLENE from the coding sequence ATGCAAAACAGTAAAGCTTACCAATATGACTTGATAGCAAAAGCTATTGCATATATAGAGGACAACTTTAAAGAACAGCCATCTTTAGATGCAATAGCAAAACATGTAAACTTAAGTTCTTTCCATTTTCAGCGTTTATTTAAAGATTGGGTTGGAATTAGTCCAAAACAATATTTAAAATATATCAGCTCTAAATACGCCAAAAGCATATTGAAGAAAAAAGAAGTTAGTTTGTTTGACACGGCTTTTAATATGGGCTTGTCAGGTACAAGTAGGCTTCATGACATGTTTATCACAATTGAGGGTATGACTCCTGGTGAATATAAAAATGGTGGTTCAACATTAAAAATTAATTATAGTTTTGCAGAATGCCCATTTGGGAAAATCATAGTCGCAGCAACTAACAAAGGAATATGCCATATGGCTTTTTGTGATGACGAGAGTCTAGCATTTGAAGAATTACAGTCCGTCTTCCCAAAGGCAACATTCACTCAAAAATCAGATAAAATTCAACAGGAAGCCTTGCTTATTTTCCGTAATGACTGGACTAATCTAAAAAAAATAAAACTACACTTAAAAGGAACAAAGTTTCAATTGAAAGTTTGGGAAACATTATTGTCAATACCTTATGGAAGCCTTTCTACTTATGGCGAAATAGCACAAGCTATTGAGCACCCTAAAGCATCGAGAGCTGTGGGAACAGCTATTGGAAACAATCCTATAGCCTATCTAATTCCTTGCCATAGAGTAATCCAAAAATCAGGAAACATTGGTGGATATCATTGGAATCCAATAAGAAAAAAAGCTATAATTGGTTGGGAAGCTTCAAATTTGGAAAATGAATAA
- a CDS encoding GNAT family N-acetyltransferase yields MEKIIELNAKNIQKEHICCAISDKKCKESYELKKKWLTNEFENGYKFYRLDTRAKVFIEYCDAEKSWVPIDASNYIFVGCMWVSGKYKGNGYAKALLQKAEDEAKQRGKSGLVTIVGTKKFHFMNDTKWLLKQGFEEADRLPYGFSLLVKKFDNKAEQPKFKKSVEKGECENTDGLTVYFSNRCPFSEYHVTNSLVETVKNRNLNLEVVKFETLEEAQNSPTPATIFSLYYNGKFITTDISVCMDSRFDKIIKKAIEK; encoded by the coding sequence ATGGAAAAAATAATAGAGTTGAATGCGAAAAATATTCAAAAGGAACATATTTGTTGTGCTATTTCAGACAAAAAATGTAAAGAAAGCTATGAGTTGAAAAAGAAGTGGCTGACTAATGAATTTGAAAATGGATATAAATTTTATCGCTTAGATACACGGGCTAAAGTATTTATTGAATATTGTGATGCGGAAAAATCTTGGGTTCCGATAGATGCATCAAACTACATATTTGTAGGTTGCATGTGGGTATCAGGAAAATATAAAGGTAATGGTTACGCAAAAGCTTTACTGCAAAAAGCAGAGGACGAAGCAAAACAACGTGGAAAATCAGGTCTTGTGACAATCGTTGGCACAAAAAAGTTTCATTTTATGAACGATACAAAATGGCTGTTAAAACAGGGGTTTGAAGAAGCCGATAGATTACCTTATGGTTTTAGCCTTTTGGTGAAAAAGTTCGACAATAAAGCAGAACAACCTAAGTTTAAAAAGAGTGTTGAGAAAGGAGAATGTGAAAATACGGATGGCTTGACAGTTTATTTCTCAAATCGCTGTCCATTCTCTGAATACCACGTTACAAATTCACTTGTAGAAACAGTTAAGAATAGAAATTTAAACCTAGAAGTAGTAAAATTTGAAACTTTAGAAGAAGCTCAAAACTCTCCTACACCAGCAACAATTTTTAGTTTGTATTATAATGGAAAATTCATAACCACTGATATTAGTGTATGCATGGACAGCAGATTTGATAAAATCATCAAAAAAGCGATAGAAAAATAG
- a CDS encoding amidohydrolase family protein produces the protein MKNIFLPILTVSIVFLFSCKESKSSLSKGEKTEENRNTYVIENVNIIPMTEDNKVIENSTVVIKGNKIHSINESTPKNSTIIDGKGKWLIPGLIDMHVHNLSNGSFSKGYPTRGATLSFNTQNLMTPYIASGVTTVFELSGRLGHFSQRDKIASGDIIGPRIAIAAVIDGEGNEIVARSPLEGRQSVRNAKGMGYRFIKVYTWLNEATYKAIIDEAEKQNMKVVGHIPSAFEGKQAEEFFVPHFGLIAHAEELSKQTDDYSYETAQNFARLAKENNTWLIPNLTNLVSIRKQAESLESIETLPSLKYAHPLMQDKWLTSNGYYGASDESIEYYQRQVDFHKLIVKAFKEADVPMLAGTDAGISGVVWGFSLHDELELLVDAGLTNEEALATATRLGAEWLEIDDKIGTIETGKFADLVLLNENPLENISNTTEISAVFVNGQWLNKNKINNMLAELEAWNEANKENFKWKNRKSL, from the coding sequence TTGAAAAATATTTTTTTACCCATACTGACTGTTTCCATCGTCTTTTTATTTAGCTGCAAGGAAAGCAAATCCTCCTTATCCAAAGGAGAAAAAACGGAGGAAAACAGGAACACTTATGTTATTGAAAATGTAAACATAATCCCAATGACTGAAGACAACAAAGTCATTGAAAATAGCACTGTCGTTATAAAGGGAAATAAAATTCACTCAATCAATGAATCAACACCTAAAAACTCAACGATAATTGACGGCAAAGGCAAGTGGCTAATTCCCGGGTTAATTGACATGCACGTTCACAACCTTTCAAATGGAAGTTTCTCCAAAGGCTATCCTACCAGAGGCGCGACTTTGTCATTTAACACCCAAAACCTAATGACGCCTTATATAGCGAGTGGAGTTACGACAGTATTTGAGTTGAGCGGGAGACTTGGACACTTTTCGCAAAGGGATAAAATAGCAAGCGGAGACATAATTGGGCCTCGCATAGCAATAGCGGCTGTAATCGATGGAGAAGGAAATGAAATAGTCGCCAGATCTCCATTGGAAGGAAGACAATCGGTAAGAAATGCCAAAGGCATGGGATATAGATTCATAAAAGTATACACTTGGCTAAATGAAGCAACCTATAAAGCAATTATAGACGAAGCGGAAAAACAAAACATGAAAGTAGTAGGCCATATCCCTTCCGCTTTCGAAGGGAAGCAAGCTGAAGAATTCTTTGTTCCGCATTTTGGATTAATCGCTCATGCGGAAGAGCTGTCTAAGCAAACCGATGACTACAGTTACGAGACGGCTCAAAATTTTGCGCGTTTGGCGAAAGAAAACAACACTTGGCTAATCCCGAACTTAACCAATTTGGTTTCAATCAGAAAACAAGCTGAATCATTAGAAAGCATTGAAACCTTGCCAAGCTTAAAATACGCACACCCGCTAATGCAAGACAAATGGTTAACTTCAAATGGTTATTATGGGGCTTCGGACGAGTCAATAGAGTATTATCAACGACAGGTTGATTTTCATAAATTGATTGTCAAAGCATTTAAAGAAGCCGACGTTCCTATGCTTGCGGGAACAGATGCGGGAATTTCCGGTGTCGTTTGGGGCTTTTCGCTTCATGACGAACTTGAATTATTAGTGGATGCCGGCTTGACTAATGAAGAAGCTTTGGCCACTGCGACCCGACTAGGCGCTGAATGGCTTGAGATTGATGATAAAATCGGAACAATTGAAACAGGCAAATTCGCGGATTTAGTGCTTTTAAATGAAAACCCTCTGGAAAATATTAGCAATACAACTGAGATATCAGCTGTTTTTGTAAATGGCCAATGGTTAAATAAAAATAAGATTAACAACATGCTTGCTGAACTAGAAGCATGGAATGAAGCAAATAAAGAAAACTTCAAATGGAAAAACAGGAAAAGCTTATAA